In one Takifugu flavidus isolate HTHZ2018 chromosome 9, ASM371156v2, whole genome shotgun sequence genomic region, the following are encoded:
- the zbtb3 gene encoding zinc finger and BTB domain-containing protein 3 isoform X2: MEFPQHSQQLLSALRSQRQHGLLCDCTVLVGSSRFLAHRAVLASCSPFFHMFYSDSLGVSDGNSTSSSVTLDCDIVTAAAFGLLLDFVYEGVLQLEDHTPVEDILAAASFLHMNEIVRVCKRRLQKRGPLAEADSTRSEESNVGRKAVETRRDSGGDGDLEPVLVVAVNDSNTVPTISVAGERSQLQAGKFESRTCGGQPVARVHCRLSPDVADTTQPGMEVPSLQSGEVMQGLVAGHSGYKRLGTRSHVEVLTICSPCSTTELHSHNSNQRSSPSSSLATVSQANSQLAGAILQTDLSSSSHQEVPQVPHEDSEFDRATLGKEQQMLTLIQVPGLSSRLETNSTHAPTGHPPIRIQSTMSLQRQNTDLSLHMQTLSHPGKEVGMVTVTNEENVKVKVEAIVISDEELEEKEESREGEPIMDIDEFDEIQDEEGDSPQFLSSYQQGLLLSHSNDYFSLSPSSSSGAGPSQDTTSFTTSRIPPSTTHHSSEPSAFFQDSLGNVIEDVPTCRVCGKTFSCTYTLKRHAIVHTRERPYECRYCYRSYTQSGDLYRHIRKTHGHTLPAKRSKTDTEPLLAPEIQPPPSSLPNTTTTTTTTSSFEYS; encoded by the exons ATGGAGTTTCCCCAGCAttcccagcagctgctgtctgcaCTGCGCTCGCAGCGCCAGCATGGTCTCCTCTGTGATTGCACTGTTCTGGTGGGCTCGTCCCGTTTTCTGGCTCACAGAGCTGTTTTGGCCTCCTGCTCACCGTTTTTTCATATGTTTTACTCAGACTCCCTAGGGGTCAGTGATGGAAATAGCACCAGCAGCTCCGTTACACTCGACTGTGACATtgtcacagctgctgcttttggctTGCTTTTGGACTTTGTGTATGAAGgcgtgctgcagctggaggaccaTACACCAGTGGAAGACATACTGGCAGCAGCAAGCTTTCTGCACATGAACGAGATAGTAAGAGTTTGCAAGAGGCGACTGCAGAAACGAGGACCCCTGGCTGAGGCTGACAGTACTCGCTCTGAAGAGAGCAATGTCGGAAGGAAGGCAGTTGAGACAAGGAGAGACAGTGGAGGTGATGGTGATCTTGAGCCTGTGTTGGTTGTGGCAGTAAATGACTCAAATACCGTTCCCACAATATCAGTAGCAGGAGAAAGGTCTCAGTTACAGGCTGGCAAATTTGAGTCCAGGACATGTGGGGGGCAGCCTGTGGCAAGAGTTCACTGTCGCCTCAGCCCTGATGTTGCTGACACTACACAGCCTGGCATGGAAGTCCCATCTCTTCAAAGTGGAGAAGTCATGCAAGGTCTTGTTGCTGGACATTCTGGTTATAAAAGGCTGGGGACTCGAAGTCATGTAGAAGTGTTGACAATCTGCAGCCCCTGCAGCACCACTGAGTTACACAG CCACAACAGTAACCAGCggtcctccccctcttcctctttagCAACGGTAAGCCAGGCTAACAGTCAGTTGGCAGGGGCCATTTTACAGACAGACCTTTCCTCAAGTTCCCATCAGGAAGTCCCCCAAGTGCCTCACGAGGACTCAGAGTTCGACAGAGCCACATTAGGCAAAGAACAACAGATGCTCACGTTAATCCAAGTCCCGGGACTGAGCTCACGCCTCGAAACAAACTCCACGCACGCACCAACAGGGCACCCCCCAATTCGAATTCAGAGCACTATGTCGCTCCAGCGGCAGAACACAGACTTGTCTTTACACATGCAAACCCTCAGCCACCCTGGGAAGGAGGTTGGCATGGTGACAGTCACTAATGAAGAGAATGTCAAGGTGAAAGTGGAGGCTATTGTTATCTCTGATGAAGAactggaagagaaagaggaaagtagAGAGGGAGAACCAATAATGGACATAGATGAATTCGATGAGATCCAGGACGAGGAGGGGGACAGCCCACAGTTTCTCTCCTCCTACCAACAGGGCCTCTTACTCTCTCATTCAAATGACTACTTTTCactgtctccttcctcctcctctggtgctGGACCCTCCCAGGACACCACCTCTTTCACCACCTCCCGCATTCCTCCATCCACAACGCATCATAGTTCAGAGCCTTCTGCCTTTTTCCAGGACTCTTTAGGGAATGTGATTGAGGATGTGCCCACTTGTAGAGTCTGTGGAAAGACTTTCTCATGTACGTACACGCTAAAGCGTCACGCCATCGTTCACACGCGCGAACGACCGTATGAGTGTCGCTACTGCTACCGAAGCTACACGCAATCAGGTGACCTGTACAGGCACATACGCAAAACCCATGGCCACACTCTACCAGCCAAACGCAGCAAAACAGACACAGAGCCACTCCTTGCCCCAGAAATACAacccccaccatcatcactccctaatactactactactacgacaACTACTTCAAGTTTTGAGTATTCTTAA
- the fermt3b gene encoding fermitin family homolog 3b — translation MAVWDLSVTVEDLGPDALPITVSVTSDLHVGGVILKLVEKTQIKRDWSDHAFWWEQKQCWLLRTAWTLEKYEIHADAKLLFMQQHKPLYVCLPSGVTLRLRACFSSSVFKAVMGICRMLNIRHPEELSLLRPIEHKKKKKDKGSAEEVYDLTEVPLSSDSKPCLYNGMPAHFADSPQMESVYKMLSGIQPPPSPETLAKLYRPASVVDKAHIHSRWLDSSRCLLQQGIQENDKVWLRFKYFAFYEIDPKYDAVRLTQLYEQARWAILLEDIDCTEEEMMLFGALQYHISKVSLSEPQTPVSSAAMDDLDSALQFLEVKMEGESSSASEILDNLTAPDLNDYLKIFRPKKLTLNKYKQFWFKFQDTSISYFKSKEESIGEPIQQINLKGCEVAPDVNVAAQKFLIRLLVPAPEGMNEIYLRCENEQQYAQWMAACRLGSKGKTLADNSYQSEIQSIRSFLAMQKSSSNSQGNAHANDESINAHSLVSPRYHKKYKTKQLTPRILDAYQNVAQLSFTDAILRYLQIWQALPDFGISYMVVRFKGSRKDEVLGIAPNRLIRIDLSVGDVVKTWRYNNMKQWNVNWDIRQVAIEFEGNINIAFSCVTTDCKVVHEFIGGYIFMSTRSREKSNTLNEELFHKLTGGHEAL, via the exons ATGGCAGTGTGGGACCTGTCAGTCACAGTGGAGGACCTGGGGCCCGATGCCCTTCCTATCACTGTTAGTGTGACCTCAGACCTCCACGTCGGAGGTGTTATCCTGAAGCTGGTGGAAAAGACAC AGATCAAGCGCGATTGGTCGGACCACGCATTTTGGTGGGAGCAAAAGCAGTGCTGGTTGCTCCGGACAGCCTGGACTTTGGAGAAATATGAAATCCATGCTGACGCCAAGCTGCTTTTCATGCAGCAACACAAACCCTTGTATGTGTGTCTCCCGAGCGGCGTCACCCTGAGACTCCGAGCGTGCTTCTCCAGCTCCGTCTTTAAGGCTGTGATGGGTATCTGCAGAATGCTCA ATATCCGGCACCCAGAAGAGCTCTCACTTCTTCGACCCATTgagcataaaaagaaaaagaaagataaaggcTCAGCTGAGGAGGTTTACGACCTGACCGAAGTGCCCCTCTCCTCGG ACTCCAAGCCCTGCCTCTATAATGGGATGCCAGCACACTTTGCTGACTCTCCTCAGATGGAGTCAGTCTACAAGATGCTGTCAGGCATACAGCCCCCTCCTTCCCCTGAGACCTTAGCCAAACTTTACCGCCCAGCCAGCGTGGTAGACAAGGCTCATATCCACAGCAG GTGGTTGGACTCATCGCGTTGTCTCTTGCAGCAGGGAATTCAAGAAAATGACAAAGTCTGGCTTCGTTTTAAATACTTTGCCTTCTATGAAATAGACCCCAAG taTGATGCTGTGCGTCTGACACAGCTGTACGAGCAGGCGCGCTGGGCCATCCTGCTGGAAGACATCGACTGTACCGAGGAGGAGATGATGCTGTTCGGAGCTCTGCAG TACCACATCAGTAAGGTGTCGCTGTCAGAGCCACAGACACCCGTTTCCAGTGCAGCCATGGATGACCTGGATTCGGCCCTGCAGTTCCTGGAGGtcaagatggagggagagagcagcTCAGCATCTGAGATACTG GACAATTTGACTGCCCCAGACCTCAACGACTACCTGAAGATCTTCAg GCCTAAGAAGCTGACCCTGAACAAATACAAGCAGTTCTGGTTCAAGTTCCAGGACACCTCCATCTCTTACTTTAAGAGTAAAGAGGAGAGCATCGGGGAGCCCATACAGCAGATTAACCTCAAAG GATGTGAAGTCGCTCCAGACGTTAACGTGGCAGCACAGAAGTTCCTCATCAGGCTGTTGGTGCCAGCACCCGAGGGCATGAATGAGATCTATCTGCGCTGTGAGAAC gagcagcagtacGCTCAGTGGATGGCCGCGTGTCGGCTGGGCTCCAAAGGCAAGACGCTGGCCGACAACAGCTACCAGAGCGAGATCCAGAGCATTCGCTCCTTCCTGGCGATGCAAAAGAGCAGCTCCAATTCTCAAGGCAACGCACATGCCAACGACGAGAGCATCAACGCTCACAGCCTAGTGTCGCCTCGCTACCATAAGAAATACAAAACCAAACAG CTGACTCCTCGTATCCTGGACGCGTACCAGAACGTGGCTCAGCTCTCATTCACGGATGCAATTTTGCGCTACCTGCAGATCTGGCAGGCTCTACCTGACTTTGGAATCTCTTACATGGTTGTAAG ATTTAAGGGGAGTAGGAAGGACGAGGTATTGGGGATAGCTCCAAACCGGCTGATCCGTATCGACCTGAGCGTGGGTGATGTGGTGAAGACCTGGCGATACAACAACATGAAGCAGTGGAACGTCAACTGGGACATACGACAG GTGGCCATAGAGTTTGAGGGCAACATCAATATTGCTTTTAGCTGTGTGACCACCGACTGTAAAGTTGTTCATGAGTTCATCGGAGGTTACATTTTCATGTCCACACGCAGTCGAGAAAAAAGCAACACGCTCAACGAGGAGCTTTTTCATAAGTTGACCGGTGGCCACGAAGCTCTCTGA
- the zbtb3 gene encoding zinc finger and BTB domain-containing protein 3 isoform X1 produces the protein MEFPQHSQQLLSALRSQRQHGLLCDCTVLVGSSRFLAHRAVLASCSPFFHMFYSDSLGVSDGNSTSSSVTLDCDIVTAAAFGLLLDFVYEGVLQLEDHTPVEDILAAASFLHMNEIVRVCKRRLQKRGPLAEADSTRSEESNVGRKAVETRRDSGGDGDLEPVLVVAVNDSNTVPTISVAGERSQLQAGKFESRTCGGQPVARVHCRLSPDVADTTQPGMEVPSLQSGEVMQGLVAGHSGYKRLGTRSHVEVLTICSPCSTTELHSSHNSNQRSSPSSSLATVSQANSQLAGAILQTDLSSSSHQEVPQVPHEDSEFDRATLGKEQQMLTLIQVPGLSSRLETNSTHAPTGHPPIRIQSTMSLQRQNTDLSLHMQTLSHPGKEVGMVTVTNEENVKVKVEAIVISDEELEEKEESREGEPIMDIDEFDEIQDEEGDSPQFLSSYQQGLLLSHSNDYFSLSPSSSSGAGPSQDTTSFTTSRIPPSTTHHSSEPSAFFQDSLGNVIEDVPTCRVCGKTFSCTYTLKRHAIVHTRERPYECRYCYRSYTQSGDLYRHIRKTHGHTLPAKRSKTDTEPLLAPEIQPPPSSLPNTTTTTTTTSSFEYS, from the exons ATGGAGTTTCCCCAGCAttcccagcagctgctgtctgcaCTGCGCTCGCAGCGCCAGCATGGTCTCCTCTGTGATTGCACTGTTCTGGTGGGCTCGTCCCGTTTTCTGGCTCACAGAGCTGTTTTGGCCTCCTGCTCACCGTTTTTTCATATGTTTTACTCAGACTCCCTAGGGGTCAGTGATGGAAATAGCACCAGCAGCTCCGTTACACTCGACTGTGACATtgtcacagctgctgcttttggctTGCTTTTGGACTTTGTGTATGAAGgcgtgctgcagctggaggaccaTACACCAGTGGAAGACATACTGGCAGCAGCAAGCTTTCTGCACATGAACGAGATAGTAAGAGTTTGCAAGAGGCGACTGCAGAAACGAGGACCCCTGGCTGAGGCTGACAGTACTCGCTCTGAAGAGAGCAATGTCGGAAGGAAGGCAGTTGAGACAAGGAGAGACAGTGGAGGTGATGGTGATCTTGAGCCTGTGTTGGTTGTGGCAGTAAATGACTCAAATACCGTTCCCACAATATCAGTAGCAGGAGAAAGGTCTCAGTTACAGGCTGGCAAATTTGAGTCCAGGACATGTGGGGGGCAGCCTGTGGCAAGAGTTCACTGTCGCCTCAGCCCTGATGTTGCTGACACTACACAGCCTGGCATGGAAGTCCCATCTCTTCAAAGTGGAGAAGTCATGCAAGGTCTTGTTGCTGGACATTCTGGTTATAAAAGGCTGGGGACTCGAAGTCATGTAGAAGTGTTGACAATCTGCAGCCCCTGCAGCACCACTGAGTTACACAG cAGCCACAACAGTAACCAGCggtcctccccctcttcctctttagCAACGGTAAGCCAGGCTAACAGTCAGTTGGCAGGGGCCATTTTACAGACAGACCTTTCCTCAAGTTCCCATCAGGAAGTCCCCCAAGTGCCTCACGAGGACTCAGAGTTCGACAGAGCCACATTAGGCAAAGAACAACAGATGCTCACGTTAATCCAAGTCCCGGGACTGAGCTCACGCCTCGAAACAAACTCCACGCACGCACCAACAGGGCACCCCCCAATTCGAATTCAGAGCACTATGTCGCTCCAGCGGCAGAACACAGACTTGTCTTTACACATGCAAACCCTCAGCCACCCTGGGAAGGAGGTTGGCATGGTGACAGTCACTAATGAAGAGAATGTCAAGGTGAAAGTGGAGGCTATTGTTATCTCTGATGAAGAactggaagagaaagaggaaagtagAGAGGGAGAACCAATAATGGACATAGATGAATTCGATGAGATCCAGGACGAGGAGGGGGACAGCCCACAGTTTCTCTCCTCCTACCAACAGGGCCTCTTACTCTCTCATTCAAATGACTACTTTTCactgtctccttcctcctcctctggtgctGGACCCTCCCAGGACACCACCTCTTTCACCACCTCCCGCATTCCTCCATCCACAACGCATCATAGTTCAGAGCCTTCTGCCTTTTTCCAGGACTCTTTAGGGAATGTGATTGAGGATGTGCCCACTTGTAGAGTCTGTGGAAAGACTTTCTCATGTACGTACACGCTAAAGCGTCACGCCATCGTTCACACGCGCGAACGACCGTATGAGTGTCGCTACTGCTACCGAAGCTACACGCAATCAGGTGACCTGTACAGGCACATACGCAAAACCCATGGCCACACTCTACCAGCCAAACGCAGCAAAACAGACACAGAGCCACTCCTTGCCCCAGAAATACAacccccaccatcatcactccctaatactactactactacgacaACTACTTCAAGTTTTGAGTATTCTTAA
- the trpt1 gene encoding tRNA 2'-phosphotransferase 1 — translation MAECNGGQRSGGIRGRRRRGNRGGEDRDVHLSKSMSYVLRHGADQMGLQISSDGFLFVDELLAHPQFRSYSLEDVERVVNTNDKQRFKLRSHPENGCLQVRASQGHSIKVMDLELKPVLAGSPDCPAEAVHGSYLRNWSSIKQQGLSCMNRTHIHLAPGLPGEDGVISGMRKDCDLAVYVDILKALADGIEFFWSENGVLLTTGNAEGMLLPKYFCRALRLKPTRSLLPLL, via the exons ATGGCAGAATGTAATGGCGGACAAAGAAGTGGAGGAATTAGAGGGAGACGAAGGAGAGGAAATCGGGGTGGGGAG GACAGAGATGTGCACCTGTCCAAATCCATGTCTTATGTTCTCCGCCATGGAGCCGATCAGATGGGTCTTCAAATAAGTTCAG AtggtttcctgtttgtggacgAACTCCTGGCTCACCCACAGTTCCGTTCATACTCATTGGAAGATGTTGAAAGAGTAGTGAACACAAATGACAAACAGCGATTCAAGCTTCGTTCCCATCCGGAGAATGGCTGTCTGCAGGTTCGAGCCTCTCAGGGCCATTCTATAAAG GTGATGGATTTGGAACTGAAACCCGTCCTGGCTGGTTCTCCAGACTGTCCTGCTGAAGCTGTTCATGGCTCTTACCTCCGCAACTGGAGCTCCATCAAGCAGCAGGGCCTGAGCTGCATGAATAGGACACACATACACCTGGCACCAGGGCTGCCAGGCGAGGATGGTGTTATCAGCG GCATGAGGAAAGATTGTGATCTGGCTGTTTATGTTGACATCCTCAAAGCACTGGCAG ATGGCATTGAGTTCTTCTGGTCAGAAAATGGTGTTCTGCTGACTACAGGCAACGCGGAGGGAATGCTTCTTCCCAAATATTTCTGCCGAGCATTAAGGCTGAAACCTACGC gGAGCCTCCTGCCACTGCTGTAG